The Methanoplanus sp. FWC-SCC4 genome has a window encoding:
- a CDS encoding condensation protein, with protein sequence MTKNDELKFFPASAFDVFNVYFDRIYDPSMYMLFEFDDKIDEICLENSVLKALVANPYLSSRYVEYDNKPYWEKIEPDKLKDAFEIIYTDNEIQMPLSSLPPSVDVYSGPQVKVILYRKENKSDTVLIGCHHGFADAHGLKDLSEFIFSIYSRTLENAEYIPEYMGWYDKGTGKLLDKFTKEDIKCAIEDEKPFVDRWFFPYNYLNKGGDKRIKYRTFTPERLTAAKKFGKKYNATINDVILGAFFLGVIKIRNNPSDNQEEKTILTSADLRRHLNNTPGYSMENLSIAYDASVTINKGAKLEDIIERIVSVTDYHKSNNLGLGCILFYEEIFSDGLFGVRKFFEEMDNKYTKTGYKNPVFSNVGIINTDNYFSSITDSNKIPTIKNALFLPTICWPPGFLMTLSTYKDSMTIMTGYEEGPYSSAVIEEFLDIVDDYIPK encoded by the coding sequence ATGACAAAAAATGATGAATTAAAATTTTTTCCCGCATCTGCTTTTGATGTCTTCAATGTCTATTTTGACAGAATCTACGATCCGTCCATGTATATGCTTTTTGAATTTGATGACAAAATAGATGAAATATGTCTTGAAAATTCAGTTTTAAAGGCACTTGTGGCAAATCCATACCTTTCATCACGTTACGTTGAATACGATAACAAACCATACTGGGAAAAAATAGAGCCTGATAAATTAAAAGATGCATTTGAGATTATTTATACCGATAATGAAATTCAGATGCCTCTTTCATCTTTACCTCCATCCGTTGATGTTTATTCAGGACCTCAGGTGAAAGTCATTCTTTACAGAAAGGAAAATAAAAGTGATACAGTTTTAATCGGATGTCATCACGGTTTTGCAGATGCACACGGTTTAAAAGATTTATCTGAATTTATATTTTCAATATATTCCAGGACTCTTGAAAACGCGGAATATATTCCTGAATATATGGGCTGGTATGACAAAGGAACAGGAAAACTGCTTGATAAATTTACAAAAGAAGATATTAAATGTGCAATTGAAGATGAAAAACCCTTTGTTGACAGATGGTTTTTCCCTTATAATTATCTAAACAAAGGGGGAGATAAAAGAATAAAATACAGGACGTTCACTCCCGAAAGATTAACTGCAGCAAAAAAATTCGGAAAGAAATACAATGCAACGATAAATGATGTAATTCTTGGTGCATTCTTTCTCGGTGTAATTAAAATCAGAAATAATCCTTCTGACAATCAGGAAGAAAAAACAATCCTGACATCTGCTGACCTTAGAAGACATCTCAATAATACCCCGGGGTATTCAATGGAAAACCTCTCTATTGCCTATGATGCGTCGGTCACCATAAATAAAGGGGCTAAATTAGAGGATATAATTGAAAGAATTGTATCCGTTACAGATTATCATAAGTCAAACAATCTGGGTCTTGGGTGTATATTGTTCTATGAAGAAATTTTTTCAGATGGTCTTTTTGGAGTAAGGAAATTTTTTGAAGAAATGGATAATAAATATACAAAAACAGGATACAAAAATCCTGTATTTTCAAATGTCGGAATTATAAATACAGACAACTATTTTTCTTCCATAACTGACAGCAATAAAATACCAACAATAAAAAATGCTCTCTTTCTCCCGACAATCTGCTGGCCTCCGGGCTTTTTAATGACACTTTCAACATACAAAGATTCTATGACAATCATGACAGGTTATGAAGAGGGCCCGTATTCATCAGCCGTAATAGAAGAATTTCTTGATATCGTTGATGATTATATTCCAAAATGA
- a CDS encoding homoserine dehydrogenase translates to MKIAILGFGSVGRGIANIVNSKNTGIIITAVADSKSGLIENNGIDLDAVLENKKKTGLCGKENITPDEIIENADYDVLVEVTPTDATTGEPALGYIKKALGAGKHVVTSNKGPIALEYKALKELADKNGCLLKYEATVCGAIPLIHSLQYGLAGNEIKKIYGVFNGTCNYILTRMADEGLTYKQALLEARELGYAEADPTYDVKGIDAAIKLVILANTILGYDKTLQDVETEGIDRLTSEALLLAAEDDLTIRLIGEIDVGKKILRVSPRVLPKNHTLVVQDTLNAVTAETDLAGDVTFIGKGAGSIETASAIISDLLFIRECNGGRS, encoded by the coding sequence ATGAAAATAGCAATATTAGGGTTTGGCTCGGTCGGAAGAGGTATTGCAAACATTGTTAACAGCAAAAATACGGGAATTATAATCACAGCAGTTGCGGATTCCAAAAGTGGTTTAATAGAAAATAACGGAATAGATCTTGACGCTGTTTTGGAAAATAAAAAGAAAACAGGACTTTGCGGAAAAGAAAATATTACTCCGGACGAAATCATTGAAAATGCTGATTATGACGTACTTGTCGAAGTAACACCTACTGATGCAACAACCGGTGAACCTGCGCTTGGTTATATTAAAAAAGCACTTGGAGCCGGTAAACATGTTGTAACATCCAATAAAGGTCCGATTGCTCTTGAATACAAAGCTCTCAAAGAACTTGCAGATAAGAACGGATGTCTTTTAAAATATGAAGCAACAGTATGCGGAGCAATTCCTCTTATTCATTCTCTGCAGTACGGACTTGCAGGAAATGAAATCAAAAAGATATACGGGGTTTTCAACGGAACCTGCAATTATATCCTGACAAGAATGGCAGATGAAGGCCTCACATACAAACAGGCACTTCTTGAGGCAAGAGAACTCGGATATGCCGAAGCTGATCCAACCTATGATGTTAAAGGAATCGATGCTGCAATAAAACTCGTGATTCTCGCAAACACAATTCTGGGATATGATAAGACTCTCCAGGATGTGGAAACAGAGGGTATCGACAGGCTGACATCAGAGGCACTTTTACTTGCCGCAGAAGATGATCTGACGATCAGGCTTATTGGTGAAATTGATGTTGGTAAAAAAATTTTACGGGTGTCACCCCGTGTTCTTCCCAAAAACCACACGCTTGTCGTCCAGGACACATTAAATGCAGTAACAGCGGAAACTGATCTTGCCGGAGATGTGACCTTTATTGGCAAAGGTGCAGGTTCAATTGAAACTGCAAGCGCAATTATTTCCGATCTGCTTTTTATAAGGGAGTGCAATGGCGGGCGTTCTTGA
- a CDS encoding HEAT repeat domain-containing protein: protein MTSVNEKIKGLYSTDKELRAKAMQSLVESGTTAVLPLMDLMNDENWIVRYRTVEALGLIGDERAVNSLTKMLNDEKDHVRYMAAKSLGFYKKPELSISLLPLLRDENEYVRRITAVSLGNIGISKSAAEALKKAAKTETDERAKTEMLNALSKTSIE, encoded by the coding sequence ATGACTTCAGTAAATGAAAAAATAAAAGGACTTTATAGCACTGATAAAGAATTACGTGCAAAAGCGATGCAGTCCCTTGTGGAATCAGGCACAACAGCTGTTTTGCCTTTAATGGATCTGATGAACGATGAAAACTGGATTGTCAGATACAGAACAGTCGAAGCACTTGGTCTGATTGGAGACGAAAGGGCGGTAAACTCTCTTACAAAAATGCTGAATGATGAGAAAGATCATGTAAGGTACATGGCTGCCAAAAGTCTTGGATTCTATAAAAAACCCGAATTGTCAATCTCGCTATTGCCACTTCTAAGAGATGAAAATGAATATGTAAGAAGAATTACCGCCGTATCGCTTGGAAATATAGGAATAAGCAAATCTGCAGCAGAAGCTTTGAAAAAAGCAGCAAAAACAGAAACTGATGAAAGGGCAAAGACTGAAATGCTCAATGCATTGTCAAAGACATCCATTGAATAA
- a CDS encoding sugar-specific transcriptional regulator TrmB translates to MAGVLEKRRELLRHMRDLTLENGFFTVNDIAGLTNIPRSTVQDWVNRLIEEKCVLTREEKRGRFPARYITTSAMLQTACKRIFTTVDGENIAIFHECRSGGCAAFCRHHHSIAGGILTKAHREGTLLIEYAKLNDNDKEKKPNPSIGLYPASAVGVVGIKKSKDNIIQKIRCIGGPAYSLTDMMKMAEGVCDVTLEYNGNLVEGEVVTRALTHLIIGIDDTDTQEGGATFALALGLLQYLGKLNGVIPIGHRVVMLNPDLKECTAGNSCSFIEIAVKPEEVLHIKNLAVRFVEDESLSENWGIAIKCGFSISGSLRKYGMSARNKIINLDQSLKTAEENNLFVAGKKGIIGAVAAVSFRGLANEILLDPLKTPFDEL, encoded by the coding sequence ATGGCGGGCGTTCTTGAAAAAAGACGTGAACTTTTAAGACATATGAGGGATTTAACCCTCGAAAACGGCTTTTTTACAGTCAATGATATTGCAGGGCTTACAAATATTCCAAGGAGCACTGTTCAGGACTGGGTAAACAGACTTATTGAAGAAAAATGCGTTTTGACAAGAGAAGAAAAACGCGGACGTTTTCCTGCACGGTATATCACGACAAGTGCAATGCTTCAGACGGCTTGCAAAAGGATATTCACTACTGTCGATGGTGAAAACATAGCAATTTTCCATGAATGCAGAAGCGGCGGATGTGCAGCATTTTGCAGACACCATCATTCAATTGCAGGCGGTATTCTGACAAAGGCACATCGTGAAGGAACCCTTCTGATAGAATATGCAAAACTGAATGATAACGACAAAGAAAAAAAACCAAACCCTTCAATAGGTCTCTACCCGGCTTCAGCTGTGGGTGTTGTCGGTATAAAAAAATCAAAGGATAATATCATTCAGAAAATCCGCTGTATAGGAGGACCTGCATATTCCCTTACAGACATGATGAAAATGGCTGAAGGTGTCTGTGATGTAACTCTTGAATATAACGGCAACCTCGTTGAAGGAGAAGTGGTTACGAGGGCACTTACACACCTGATTATAGGAATCGATGATACTGATACCCAGGAAGGCGGTGCCACTTTTGCACTTGCACTTGGTCTTTTGCAATATCTTGGTAAATTAAACGGCGTAATTCCAATAGGGCACAGGGTTGTTATGTTAAATCCCGACCTGAAAGAATGTACGGCAGGCAATTCATGCAGTTTCATAGAAATTGCCGTAAAACCTGAAGAAGTCCTGCACATTAAAAATCTTGCAGTCAGATTTGTTGAGGACGAATCTTTATCAGAAAACTGGGGTATTGCCATCAAATGCGGCTTTAGCATATCCGGTTCTTTAAGAAAATACGGCATGTCAGCCAGGAACAAAATAATAAACCTCGATCAGTCATTAAAGACAGCTGAGGAAAACAATTTATTCGTTGCCGGAAAGAAAGGCATAATCGGTGCTGTTGCCGCTGTTTCGTTTAGGGGACTTGCCAATGAAATCCTTTTGGATCCCTTAAAAACGCCTTTTGATGAACTATAA
- the dnaJ gene encoding molecular chaperone DnaJ, with translation MDKKDYYETLGIERNAGPEEVKTAFRRLARKYHPDLNPDDKGAEEKFKQINEAYQVLSDPQKKAQYDQLGHSAFRPEDIPRYETVDYKDLFSDFGFGDIFNVFSGFTGKPGRAKTMPGADLRYDLEISLEDAFYGLKRVFEIPHYDECKNCKGTGAEPGYIVNCDACGGTGQIRNIKKDQYRSFINISACPKCGGRGQIIKKTCGICKGNGRTKTTRKIEITIPRGINNGQYLRIAGEGESGSKGGPPGDLYVVVYVRKNSFFERKGANLISDKKITLLDALLGTEINVKTISGKALLKIPPGTQSHIRFRLRGQGMPYMNSDKRGDHFLEVIVQIPERLTDNQKKLIKEALG, from the coding sequence ATGGACAAAAAAGATTATTATGAGACGCTTGGTATTGAAAGAAATGCAGGCCCTGAAGAGGTCAAAACCGCTTTCAGAAGGCTTGCAAGAAAATACCATCCCGATCTAAATCCTGATGACAAAGGAGCCGAGGAAAAATTCAAACAGATCAACGAGGCATATCAGGTTCTTTCAGATCCTCAGAAAAAAGCACAGTATGACCAGCTTGGCCATTCGGCATTCAGACCTGAGGATATCCCACGATATGAAACAGTTGATTATAAGGATTTATTCAGCGATTTTGGATTTGGAGATATTTTCAATGTTTTTTCCGGCTTTACAGGAAAACCGGGACGGGCCAAAACAATGCCCGGTGCAGATCTCAGATATGATCTTGAAATTTCACTTGAAGATGCCTTTTACGGTCTTAAAAGGGTCTTTGAAATTCCACATTATGATGAATGCAAAAACTGCAAAGGAACGGGTGCAGAACCCGGATATATAGTAAACTGCGATGCATGTGGAGGAACCGGACAGATTCGTAATATAAAAAAAGATCAGTATCGCAGTTTCATCAATATTTCAGCATGCCCAAAATGCGGCGGCAGAGGACAGATAATTAAAAAGACATGCGGAATATGCAAAGGAAACGGCAGAACAAAAACAACCAGAAAAATAGAAATTACAATTCCAAGGGGTATTAACAACGGGCAATATTTAAGAATTGCCGGAGAAGGGGAAAGCGGTTCTAAGGGAGGACCACCAGGGGATCTTTATGTTGTCGTATATGTCAGGAAAAACAGCTTTTTTGAAAGAAAAGGAGCTAACCTGATATCCGACAAAAAGATCACTCTTTTGGATGCACTTTTGGGAACAGAAATAAATGTTAAAACAATATCCGGAAAAGCACTGCTGAAAATACCTCCCGGAACACAAAGCCATATCAGATTCAGACTTCGCGGACAGGGTATGCCATATATGAATTCAGATAAACGTGGAGATCACTTTCTTGAAGTAATTGTTCAGATACCTGAAAGGCTTACAGATAATCAGAAAAAACTAATTAAAGAAGCACTTGGTTAA
- a CDS encoding bifunctional fructose-bisphosphatase/inositol-phosphate phosphatase, with protein sequence MDFKKFCDGIAKEVSDTINPLIGTKEAAKIVMMGADGTPTKKIDKLAEDIVINYLLETAFCKTLISEEAGCRDMGGQSGTIYLDPLDGTHNAVTGNPFYALSIAYAEDNMIKKAYVNDLAHNESFYAEKGKGAFFNKKKVKISNTRLLENSTISIYGKKFEPETIVKIGEKIRRWRLYGASALEICYVGCGRLDGFVDIRNTLRVTDAAAGILFCKEAGGTVTDKDGCEIKFSNDVSQGRCLVATNGLIHKKVIEYLR encoded by the coding sequence ATGGATTTTAAAAAATTTTGTGACGGGATCGCAAAAGAAGTCAGTGATACAATAAATCCTCTCATAGGCACAAAAGAAGCCGCCAAAATAGTAATGATGGGTGCCGACGGCACACCCACAAAAAAAATTGATAAACTCGCAGAGGATATCGTTATAAATTATCTTTTGGAAACAGCTTTTTGCAAAACACTTATTAGTGAAGAAGCAGGGTGTAGGGATATGGGAGGTCAGTCTGGAACAATATATCTTGATCCCCTTGACGGCACACATAATGCAGTTACCGGAAACCCGTTTTATGCCCTTTCAATTGCATACGCAGAGGATAATATGATCAAAAAAGCATATGTAAACGATTTGGCACACAATGAATCATTTTATGCAGAGAAAGGAAAAGGGGCATTTTTCAATAAAAAGAAAGTAAAAATATCCAATACCAGACTTTTGGAAAATTCAACAATAAGCATCTACGGCAAAAAATTTGAACCGGAAACAATTGTAAAAATTGGTGAAAAAATAAGAAGGTGGCGTCTTTACGGAGCATCAGCACTTGAGATATGCTATGTCGGGTGCGGACGCCTTGACGGGTTTGTCGACATCAGAAATACTCTCCGTGTAACCGATGCCGCGGCAGGAATATTATTCTGCAAAGAGGCGGGGGGCACAGTGACCGACAAAGACGGGTGTGAAATAAAATTTTCAAATGACGTCAGCCAGGGAAGATGTCTTGTGGCAACAAACGGACTCATTCACAAAAAAGTAATAGAATATCTCAGGTGA
- a CDS encoding NAD(+)/NADH kinase: MKFAMVIRPDDPGALEIGKRISLFLKNRGHEIVYELETSKALNLKEGVSFSRLSGDVAVVIGGDGTVLHTIRQLEKQIPLIGINRGNVGFLTDLEPDEAEEYLLKIEKGKYNIENRMRLHLLVDDEYVGEALNEAVIVTSRPAKILQFTINIDYVPAERFRADGVLISTPTGSTAYAMSAGGPIVDPWIDGFLLVPLAPYYLSSRPHIISDKRKLRVELDSTKPADLVLDGQYIMELYNGNVVTIQKSREPALFINAGKNFFAKVDSKLKSL; this comes from the coding sequence ATGAAATTTGCAATGGTCATAAGGCCGGATGACCCGGGTGCGCTTGAAATTGGAAAAAGAATATCATTATTTCTTAAAAACAGAGGTCATGAAATAGTCTATGAACTTGAAACCTCAAAAGCACTTAATTTAAAAGAAGGTGTTTCATTCAGCCGGCTTTCAGGCGATGTTGCGGTTGTTATCGGAGGAGACGGAACAGTACTTCATACCATAAGACAGCTTGAAAAACAGATACCGCTGATAGGAATAAACAGGGGAAATGTAGGATTCCTGACAGATCTTGAACCGGATGAAGCAGAGGAATACCTTTTGAAAATTGAAAAAGGCAAATACAATATTGAAAACAGAATGCGTCTCCATCTGCTTGTTGATGACGAATATGTTGGCGAAGCACTAAATGAGGCTGTAATAGTCACATCAAGGCCGGCAAAGATCCTGCAGTTTACAATAAACATAGATTATGTTCCTGCAGAAAGATTCCGTGCCGATGGCGTACTTATAAGCACACCAACAGGGTCAACCGCTTATGCCATGAGTGCAGGAGGGCCGATTGTTGACCCATGGATTGACGGGTTCCTGCTTGTCCCTCTTGCACCATATTATCTGTCTTCAAGGCCGCACATAATAAGCGATAAAAGAAAACTGAGAGTTGAGCTTGACAGTACAAAACCTGCCGATCTTGTTCTCGATGGCCAGTATATAATGGAACTATATAACGGAAATGTGGTTACAATTCAAAAATCCAGGGAACCTGCATTATTCATAAATGCAGGAAAAAATTTCTTTGCAAAGGTTGACAGCAAGCTAAAATCCCTTTAA
- a CDS encoding amino acid-binding protein, whose translation MKLEIKDSPGQLVAALKPISDVGGNIKSVIHERDPLSENGTLDVQIWLELPEGKLNSLIETLKENDVSILRVGEERFIIRKSVIIIGHLMHTDLSDTVDRIDGTGYAEVGELSMVMPAINEPTSAKMTIKSDSVQDIDRAMAILQEVAEQKGFLIIEPLEGF comes from the coding sequence ATGAAACTTGAGATTAAAGACTCTCCCGGCCAGCTGGTTGCAGCGTTAAAACCAATATCCGATGTGGGAGGCAATATAAAATCTGTTATCCATGAGCGTGATCCACTCTCGGAAAACGGAACTCTTGACGTCCAGATTTGGCTTGAACTTCCTGAAGGAAAGCTCAACTCATTAATAGAGACTCTAAAGGAAAACGATGTTTCTATTCTAAGAGTGGGTGAAGAAAGATTCATTATTCGAAAATCAGTGATAATAATCGGTCATCTGATGCATACCGACTTAAGCGACACTGTGGACAGGATTGACGGAACAGGATATGCAGAAGTTGGTGAACTTTCAATGGTTATGCCTGCAATAAATGAACCGACATCTGCAAAAATGACAATAAAATCCGACAGTGTTCAGGATATAGACAGGGCAATGGCTATATTGCAGGAAGTGGCGGAACAAAAGGGCTTTTTAATAATCGAACCTCTGGAGGGCTTTTAA
- the dnaK gene encoding molecular chaperone DnaK — translation MVKEKIIGIDLGTSNSQAAVLLGGKPTIIPSAEGATIAGKMFPSYVAFTKDGELLVGEPAKRQAVSNPEGTVMAAKRKMGTDHIYKIFGKEYTPQQISAFLLQKIKRDAEEFLGEEVKKAVITVPAYFNDNQRTATKDAGKIAGLEVVRLVNEPTAASMAYGLEKGEEYKIMVFDFGGGTLDVTIMEFGGGTFTVLSTSGDTHLGGTDMDARIADWIYDEFKKQEGIDLKKDKMAENRIKETAEKAKIELSTVPETEINLPYITGDQGGPKHLYMKITKSKLEELVDPTIKRCIHPIEQTLKDADLKKEDIQKIILVGGPTRMPVVRRFIEEKLGKKPEGTVDPMECVAIGAAIQGGILGGEITDLVLLDVTPLTLGIETLGGVRTSLIERNTTIPTKNSQVFTTADDFQTSVTIHVLQGERPMAKDNVSLGQFNLIGLPTAPRGIPQIEVAFDIDASGILNVSAKDLGTGKEQKMTITASTKLSESSVQNMINEAEKYEEEDKKRKEEAELRNSANSLIYTAEKTKSELSEKLSDELKEKINAGINTLLSSLEGKDVSLIKRDTENLQKILSEAGSAIYQDAARQHSQEQYTKATSSAGSYESETGEKDDQTIVDADFKVAD, via the coding sequence GTGGTTAAAGAAAAAATTATCGGAATAGATCTTGGAACATCAAACAGCCAGGCAGCAGTTTTACTTGGCGGAAAACCGACAATCATCCCTTCAGCAGAAGGGGCAACGATAGCAGGCAAGATGTTTCCCTCTTATGTTGCATTTACAAAAGACGGAGAGCTTTTGGTAGGAGAGCCGGCAAAAAGACAGGCGGTCAGCAATCCTGAAGGAACTGTTATGGCTGCAAAACGGAAGATGGGGACAGACCATATCTACAAAATATTTGGAAAAGAATATACGCCACAACAGATTTCAGCTTTTTTGCTTCAGAAAATTAAAAGAGATGCGGAAGAATTCTTAGGAGAAGAAGTAAAAAAAGCAGTCATTACAGTACCGGCATATTTTAACGACAATCAAAGAACTGCAACCAAAGATGCCGGTAAAATTGCAGGACTCGAAGTCGTAAGACTGGTGAATGAACCGACTGCAGCTTCGATGGCTTACGGGCTGGAGAAGGGTGAAGAATATAAAATCATGGTTTTCGATTTTGGTGGCGGAACACTTGATGTAACAATTATGGAATTTGGAGGAGGCACATTTACAGTCCTTTCAACATCAGGAGATACGCATCTTGGCGGAACAGATATGGATGCCAGAATTGCGGACTGGATTTATGATGAATTTAAAAAACAGGAAGGAATTGATCTTAAAAAAGACAAGATGGCTGAAAACAGGATCAAAGAAACAGCAGAAAAGGCAAAAATAGAGCTTTCAACAGTTCCTGAAACCGAAATAAATCTTCCTTATATCACAGGAGATCAGGGCGGACCAAAGCATCTGTATATGAAAATTACAAAATCAAAACTTGAAGAACTCGTAGACCCGACAATCAAAAGATGTATTCATCCAATAGAACAGACACTCAAAGATGCAGATCTTAAAAAAGAGGATATCCAAAAAATAATTCTTGTCGGCGGCCCGACCAGGATGCCTGTTGTAAGGAGATTCATTGAAGAAAAGTTAGGGAAAAAACCTGAAGGAACTGTCGATCCAATGGAATGTGTTGCAATTGGTGCAGCTATTCAGGGGGGCATACTGGGAGGTGAAATTACAGACCTGGTTCTTTTGGATGTAACACCGCTCACTCTTGGAATCGAAACTCTTGGAGGTGTGAGAACTTCTCTGATTGAAAGAAACACCACCATTCCAACAAAAAACAGCCAGGTATTTACAACCGCCGATGATTTCCAGACCTCAGTCACAATTCATGTTCTTCAGGGGGAAAGACCAATGGCAAAGGATAACGTGAGCCTCGGGCAGTTTAACCTGATAGGCCTTCCCACTGCTCCACGCGGCATCCCACAAATCGAAGTTGCTTTTGATATTGACGCTTCAGGCATCCTGAATGTTTCCGCAAAAGATCTTGGAACCGGCAAAGAACAGAAGATGACAATCACTGCTTCTACAAAACTTTCTGAAAGTTCTGTTCAAAATATGATCAATGAAGCGGAAAAATATGAGGAAGAAGACAAAAAACGTAAAGAAGAGGCTGAACTTCGAAATTCTGCCAATTCACTTATATATACTGCTGAAAAGACAAAATCCGAACTCTCAGAAAAACTATCAGATGAACTTAAAGAAAAGATAAACGCCGGAATCAATACATTATTGTCATCTCTTGAAGGAAAGGATGTCAGTTTGATAAAAAGAGATACCGAAAACCTTCAAAAAATACTCTCAGAAGCGGGCTCTGCAATATATCAGGATGCCGCTCGGCAGCATTCACAGGAGCAGTACACAAAAGCGACATCTTCGGCAGGTTCATATGAGTCAGAAACCGGTGAAAAAGATGACCAGACCATAGTTGATGCGGATTTCAAGGTTGCAGATTAA
- the speB gene encoding agmatinase, which yields MQYFSSSFFADADSSYEEAHYVIFGIPYDGTTSYISGTRDGPKAIREVSYNFETYIPEFDLDMTDIPVKDMGDLEPSSVPEMVVAEVESAVRDFLEDGKFPIMLGGEHSATVGAVRAIKPDCYIVCDAHLDLRDEYGDTPYNHACATRRVLESGVSEIYIIGGRSGPRDEFDLAKEDERIHLYTSDEVRRLGISSVLKTIEERISGKKCYLSIDADAIDCCLTPGLGTPEPFGLTPLDIKEVVDVLGKYASGFDYMEVCPIDAGQTAAVASKIIREFIAVNRMSSEKKY from the coding sequence ATGCAATATTTTTCAAGTTCTTTTTTTGCTGATGCGGATTCTTCTTATGAAGAAGCCCATTATGTGATTTTCGGTATTCCTTATGATGGAACAACATCATATATTTCAGGAACAAGAGACGGACCAAAAGCAATCCGTGAGGTTTCATACAATTTTGAGACTTATATTCCGGAATTTGATCTTGATATGACTGATATTCCTGTAAAGGATATGGGTGATCTTGAACCTTCTTCTGTTCCGGAAATGGTGGTTGCAGAGGTTGAATCAGCAGTTCGGGATTTTTTAGAGGACGGAAAATTTCCGATAATGCTTGGCGGTGAACATTCGGCAACTGTCGGGGCGGTAAGAGCGATAAAACCTGACTGTTATATCGTATGTGATGCGCATCTTGATTTAAGGGATGAATATGGCGATACACCATATAATCATGCCTGTGCAACGAGAAGGGTTCTTGAGTCAGGCGTGTCCGAGATTTATATCATAGGCGGGAGAAGTGGTCCAAGGGATGAATTTGATCTTGCTAAAGAAGATGAGAGAATACATCTTTACACATCCGATGAGGTCCGGAGGCTTGGTATCTCATCAGTTTTAAAAACAATTGAGGAGAGGATTTCAGGGAAGAAATGTTATCTGTCAATTGATGCTGATGCAATTGACTGCTGCCTCACTCCGGGTCTTGGGACACCTGAACCCTTTGGCCTGACTCCTCTGGATATAAAGGAAGTTGTTGATGTTCTTGGCAAATATGCTTCAGGTTTTGATTATATGGAGGTCTGTCCGATAGATGCCGGTCAGACTGCGGCTGTGGCTTCAAAAATCATCCGTGAATTTATTGCAGTCAACCGGATGTCTTCAGAAAAAAAATATTAA
- a CDS encoding translation initiation factor IF-5A encodes MKEQTEIGKLKEGRYVVVDDEPCKILGIATSKPGKHGAAKSRIDVMGIFDGVKRSIVQPVTAKTYVPIVERRSAQVISIAGTTVQFMDVKDFEMFELELPEDVASKLEAGSEVPYIASMGKRKLDN; translated from the coding sequence ATGAAAGAACAGACTGAAATAGGAAAATTAAAAGAAGGACGTTACGTCGTAGTAGATGATGAACCCTGCAAAATTCTTGGAATTGCAACATCAAAACCTGGTAAACACGGTGCTGCAAAATCAAGAATTGATGTAATGGGTATTTTTGACGGTGTAAAACGTTCAATTGTACAGCCGGTAACAGCAAAAACATATGTGCCTATCGTAGAGCGCAGAAGTGCACAGGTCATCTCAATTGCAGGAACAACAGTACAGTTTATGGATGTAAAGGACTTTGAGATGTTTGAACTTGAACTTCCAGAAGATGTTGCATCAAAACTTGAGGCAGGTTCGGAAGTTCCTTACATTGCATCAATGGGCAAGAGAAAGCTCGATAACTAA